A DNA window from Camelina sativa cultivar DH55 chromosome 17, Cs, whole genome shotgun sequence contains the following coding sequences:
- the LOC104757636 gene encoding uncharacterized protein LOC104757636, with the protein MDEDGFSQCPKHFSKRGYFNGGGVCPFCLHESLSSLCQDCAQDLPCSCSSRAAVSFSPSSSSSSSSFCLYAGDVSFNFSSSGVGSVGRVASLIECEPAFRRSKSMAVPIIPDSVIDSGLDRGRSKKTSSFWRILLGNRGDTTKPAVMRKSRSVAVAGESGFSPAMTTGKGKGWNFPSPIKVFRQSRVSKMIFQQRSPLYRG; encoded by the coding sequence ATGGACGAAGATGGTTTCTCGCAATGTCCTAAGCACTTTTCGAAACGCGGTTATTTTAATGGCGGAGGCGTTTGTCCGTTTTGTCTCCACGaaagtctctcttctctttgtcaAGATTGTGCTCAAGACCTCCCTTGTTCGTGTAGCTCACGCGCCGCCGTGTCTTTCTctccgtcgtcttcttcttcttcctcctcgttCTGTCTCTACGCTGGAGACGTCAGTTTTAACTTCTCCTCCTCCGGGGTCGGTTCGGTAGGACGAGTGGCGAGTTTGATTGAATGCGAACCGGCGTTTAGGAGGTCGAAATCGATGGCGGTTCCGATTATACCGGATTCGGTTATTGATTCCGGTTTGGATCGTGGTAGGAGTAagaaaacgtcgtcgttttggAGGATTTTATTGGGAAACAGAGGAGATACAACTAAACCGGCGGTTATGAGAAAATCAAGATCCGTTGCCGTCGCCGGAGAATCGGGATTTTCGCCGGCGATGACGACGGGAAAGGGTAAAGGTTGGAATTTTCCGAGTCCGATTAAGGTTTTCCGGCAATCGAGAGTCTCGAAGATGATATTTCAACAACGTTCTCCATTGTATAGAGGTTga